ATCTTACTTCTCCTCCAAATTTCTTATATATAATATAGATAACTTGGAATAAATTTTCAATTTTGAAACCATTTTGAGGTATAAAAATCAAAATCAACATTTTAGAGCGTCCCCAAAAACCTCAGCATCATGAAATTAAAATGTAGAATATTTGTATAACCTCTGTCGTATTTTTTATGAATTTCAGGGTTCGTTTTATATCGAATCGGGTACTACTCCTATATCTCAACTTTTAGGAGGAATAGAAAATGGCTAACACAAACGTGAACAATGTGGACGAGAAAGTAGCAAATATGGACTCCGAAAAGAAAGATCAAATTTTACAGGATTTTGAGGAATTTAAAGGATACTTATCAGACAAAGTCAGTAAAGGCCAAAAGTTAGGATTAGGTGAAGAGCAGCTGGCAAAAGCCGCTGAAAAAGTAGCTGGATATCTTGCTGAACATGAAGACCCTAGA
This genomic stretch from Fictibacillus marinisediminis harbors:
- a CDS encoding DUF3243 domain-containing protein, whose amino-acid sequence is MANTNVNNVDEKVANMDSEKKDQILQDFEEFKGYLSDKVSKGQKLGLGEEQLAKAAEKVAGYLAEHEDPRNSEEKLLQELWKVGDKDQQHALAHMLVRLVD